A DNA window from Vigna angularis cultivar LongXiaoDou No.4 chromosome 1, ASM1680809v1, whole genome shotgun sequence contains the following coding sequences:
- the LOC108322147 gene encoding putative casein kinase II subunit beta-4, giving the protein MYKERGGVAVTVSASKSEDRKRINDVLDKHLERSSPSTSRPINATSKNSNLQAEESETESEESDVSGSDGDDTSWISWFCNLRGNEFFCEVDDDYIQDDFNLCGLSSQVPYYDYALDLILDIESSHGDMFTEEQNELIESAAEMLYGLIHARYVLTSKGMTAMLDKYKNYDFGRCPRVYCSGQPCLPVGQSDIPRASTVKIYCPRCEDLYYPRSKYQGNIDGAYFGTTFPHLFLMTYGQLKPQKPSQGYVPRVFGFKVHKP; this is encoded by the exons ATGTATAAAGAACGAGGAGGTGTTGCCGTCACTGTTTCTGCTTCCAAATCGGAGGATCGGAAGCGAATCAACGACGTTCTCGACAAGCACCTCGAACGATCCTCGCCCTCCACCTCTCGCCCCATCAACGCCACCTCCAAAAATTCCAACCTCCAAG CGGAGGAATCTGAAACGGAGAGTGAAGAGTCCGATGTTAGCGGTTCGGATGGAGATGACACCTCTTGGATCTCTTGGTTCTGCAATCTTAGGGGAAACGAGTTCTTTTGCGAGGTCGATGATGATTACATCCAGGATGACTTCAACCTCTGTGGATTGAGCAGTCAAGTGCCCTACTATGATTATGCCCTTGATTTGATTCTCGATATCGAATCATCCCACG GTGACATGTTCACGGAGGAACAGAACGAGTTGATTGAATCAGCGGCGGAAATGCTTTACGGTCTGATTCATGCCAGATATGTGTTGACCAGCAAAGGAATGACTGCTATG CTTGACAAATACAAGAACTATGATTTTGGTAGATGTCCGAGAGTTTACTGCTCTGGACAGCCCTGCCTCCCAGTTGGTCAATCAGACATTCCTAGGGCGAGTACTGTCAAAATATACTGCCCTAGGTGCGAAGATCTTTACTATCCTCGCTCCAAGTATCAAGGCA ACATTGATGGAGCTTATTTTGGAACAACATTTCCTCACCTTTTCTTGATGACATATGGACAACTGAAGCCACAGAAACCATCACAAGGCTATGTTCCGAGAGTTTTTGGGTTCAAAGTCCACAAGCCATAA
- the LOC108336308 gene encoding 60S ribosomal protein L37a has translation MTKRTKKAGIVGKYGTRYGASLRKQIKKMEVSQHSKFFCEFCGKYAVKRKAVGIWGCKDCGKVKAGGAYTLNTASAVTVRSTIRRLREQTES, from the exons ATG ACTAAGAGAACAAAGAAGGCCGGCATTGTTGGAAAATACG GTACCCGTTATGGTGCCAGTCTGCGGAAGCAGATTAAGAAGATGGAAGTTAGTCAACACAGCAAGTTCTTCTGTGAATTTTGTGGAAAG TATGCCGTGAAGAGAAAAGCGGTGGGAATATGGGGATGTAAGGACTGTGGTAAAGTGAAAGCAGGGGGTGCTTACACTTTGAA CACCGCAAGTGCCGTGACTGTAAGGAGTACCATCAGGAGGTTGAGAGAGCAGACTGAGAGTTAA
- the LOC108329063 gene encoding FAS1 domain-containing protein SELMODRAFT_448915: protein MFMEAFLVLVLILSATATEMDGRKQEDLVAATREMQKASYFTFVMLINMSPPDTRLVGNVTFLMPNDRMLANMVLQEGSVSGFLLRHSIPSPLLFEVFGQFPTGTTIPTSLPNCMLRVSNNGRKNYVLNNVKLISPNICVAGSSIRCHGIDGVLSKVCTSVRNYSVPTLTCDNSTEPSCKASPISPLPSAPSPARDILNNSPSFTTPDATTTRVEPHKSGSPYWFSHHISLAFLMLSLSF from the coding sequence ATGTTCATGGAGGCATTCCTCGTATTGGTGCTGATTTTATCAGCCACCGCAACAGAAATGGATGGAAGGAAACAAGAAGACCTTGTTGCAGCAACTAGAGAGATGCAAAAGGCAAGTTACTTTACCTTTGTAATGCTCATCAACATGTCTCCACCTGACACAAGACTGGTGGGGAATGTGACTTTCTTGATGCCCAACGATCGAATGCTGGCTAACATGGTTTTGCAAGAAGGATCTGTCTCTGGCTTCTTGCTTAGGCATTCAATTCCATCACCTTTGCTCTTTGAAGTCTTCGGACAGTTCCCCACAGGAACAACTATTCCCACTTCATTGCCTAATTGCATGCTAAGAGTCTCTAACAATGGTAGGAAGAACTATGTTCTAAACAACGTTAAACTCATCAGCCCAAATATATGTGTGGCAGGATCCTCAATTCGGTGCCATGGAATTGATGGAGTTCTCTCAAAAGTTTGTACATCAGTACGTAATTACAGTGTTCCCACACTTACATGTGATAATAGCACAGAACCTTCATGTAAAGCATCGCCTATTTCACCTTTGCCTTCAGCTCCTTCCCCTGCTAGGGACATCCTTAATAATTCTCCTTCATTTACAACACCTGATGCAACAACAACAAGAGTTGAACCACACAAATCAGGGTCACCCTATTGGTTTTCTCATCATATATCCTTAGCTTTCTTAATGTtgtctctttctttttaa